The following proteins are co-located in the Sphingorhabdus lutea genome:
- a CDS encoding SIMPL domain-containing protein, protein MMDNLHEDNEINGQNIKNEKGHLREHDRLRGRSGLYAAAIISAGLAIGGYLMGDGLVRMKQSDRAVTVRGLDEREVTADLATWNIAYSAQANDLQSAQAAMDRDTQAISAFFKEVGFDGDALQPTGVNVSQYSNDGVQTFTIRQRLSLRTTDIKKAQAAVKRQFDLVKRGVVLEDGSGMSYSFTKLNDIKPEMIAKATMDARKSAEQFAKDSGTDVGAIQSATQGYFEVTSRDGDDGGWGVTDTPYKKVRVVTTVQYNLD, encoded by the coding sequence ATGATGGATAATTTACATGAAGATAATGAAATTAATGGCCAAAATATAAAAAATGAAAAAGGCCATTTACGGGAACATGATAGGTTAAGGGGTCGGTCGGGATTATATGCGGCGGCTATCATTTCCGCAGGATTGGCCATTGGTGGATATTTAATGGGCGATGGTTTGGTTCGCATGAAACAAAGCGACCGTGCGGTCACGGTGCGCGGCCTTGATGAACGAGAGGTGACGGCCGATTTGGCGACATGGAATATCGCCTATTCCGCGCAAGCAAATGATTTGCAATCGGCGCAGGCGGCAATGGACCGTGACACACAGGCGATAAGTGCATTTTTTAAGGAAGTTGGCTTTGATGGGGATGCCCTGCAACCCACGGGGGTGAATGTATCGCAATATAGCAATGATGGTGTGCAGACATTTACGATAAGACAGCGTTTGTCGCTGCGAACGACCGATATAAAAAAGGCACAGGCCGCGGTAAAACGTCAATTTGATCTGGTCAAAAGGGGCGTGGTGTTAGAGGATGGTTCGGGCATGTCATATAGCTTTACCAAGTTGAACGATATAAAACCCGAAATGATTGCCAAGGCTACCATGGATGCGCGTAAATCGGCCGAACAATTTGCCAAGGATAGCGGCACCGATGTCGGCGCAATTCAATCGGCAACGCAAGGATATTTTGAGGTGACAAGCCGCGATGGTGATGATGGCGGTTGGGGCGTGACGGACACACCATATAAAAAGGTGCGCGTGGTCACCACGGTGCAATATAATTTGGATTAA
- a CDS encoding VOC family protein: MQYLHTMLRVTDPEATIKFFNLLGLEEVRRYDNEKGRFTLIFLAAPGQADIAEVELTYNWDVEPYDGGRNFGHLAYRVDDIYALCQKLMDAGITINRPPRDGHMAFVRTPDNISIELLQAGDRLPVQEPWASMENIGSW, from the coding sequence ATACAATATTTACATACGATGCTGCGGGTGACCGATCCCGAAGCCACCATCAAATTTTTCAATCTATTGGGGCTGGAGGAGGTTCGCCGATATGACAATGAAAAGGGTCGCTTTACCCTAATCTTCCTTGCCGCGCCCGGACAGGCGGATATTGCCGAGGTTGAATTAACCTATAATTGGGATGTTGAGCCCTATGATGGCGGGCGCAATTTTGGTCATTTGGCCTACCGCGTGGATGATATTTACGCGCTATGCCAAAAATTAATGGATGCGGGCATCACCATTAACCGCCCGCCGCGCGATGGCCATATGGCATTTGTCCGCACACCCGATAATATTTCGATTGAGCTGTTACAGGCTGGTGACCGCCTGCCCGTGCAAGAACCATGGGCATCCATGGAAAATATCGGCAGTTGGTAA
- the gloB gene encoding hydroxyacylglutathione hydrolase, producing MLEIIRIPAFDDNYIWMVHDDESRETIVVDPGDAAPVLAEAEKRGWTINQIWNTHWHGDHIGGNAAIKAATGCKISGPKAEADKISTLDVLLSEGDEVQIGTHKAQVIDVPAHTAGHIAFYMADDKAAFVGDTLFAMGCGRLFEGTAAQMHDNMQKLSNLPDDVAVYCAHEYTLSNAKFAITVEPENAALITRLADVESARANNIPTIPTNIGLEKATNPFMRAISAEKLAEIRTAKDNF from the coding sequence ATGTTAGAAATTATTCGTATCCCTGCATTTGATGATAATTATATCTGGATGGTGCACGATGATGAAAGCCGCGAAACCATTGTGGTTGATCCAGGTGACGCCGCCCCCGTTTTGGCAGAGGCAGAGAAACGCGGATGGACCATCAACCAAATTTGGAACACCCATTGGCATGGCGACCATATTGGCGGCAATGCAGCGATAAAGGCCGCCACGGGATGCAAAATTTCCGGCCCAAAGGCAGAGGCCGATAAAATTTCTACGCTGGATGTCCTGTTATCCGAAGGGGATGAAGTGCAAATTGGCACGCATAAAGCCCAGGTGATAGACGTGCCCGCACATACGGCGGGGCATATCGCCTTTTATATGGCGGATGATAAGGCCGCCTTTGTGGGGGATACTTTATTTGCCATGGGCTGCGGCCGTTTATTCGAAGGAACGGCGGCACAAATGCATGATAATATGCAAAAATTATCAAATCTGCCCGATGATGTGGCGGTATATTGCGCCCATGAATATACGCTGTCCAATGCGAAATTTGCAATAACGGTTGAGCCGGAAAATGCTGCTTTAATTACCAGATTGGCCGATGTTGAAAGCGCACGGGCAAATAATATTCCCACCATTCCCACCAATATCGGATTGGAAAAGGCAACCAACCCATTTATGCGCGCGATCAGCGCGGAAAAACTGGCCGAGATTAGAACCGCAAAGGATAACTTCTAA
- a CDS encoding DUF6491 family protein yields MRERIALTAPQHSATLNFAKILLAGGAALLLSSCASYDNQERAPISEKDSKQLAKLLDGKVAGEPMRCLSHSRTGNFVPISDDLLLIRVSKNLVYKNDLRGRCNGLARNWDVIVTKSFGSSHCQGDTIKLVDRVTGLEGGFCSFGEFTPYRTPKK; encoded by the coding sequence ATGAGAGAGAGAATAGCTTTAACAGCGCCGCAACATTCGGCCACATTAAATTTTGCCAAAATCCTGTTGGCGGGTGGGGCGGCATTGCTGCTATCCTCCTGCGCCAGCTATGATAATCAGGAACGTGCGCCCATATCTGAAAAAGATAGCAAGCAATTGGCCAAATTATTGGATGGTAAGGTGGCGGGCGAACCGATGCGCTGCCTTTCCCATTCACGGACGGGCAATTTTGTCCCGATTAGCGATGATTTATTGTTAATTCGCGTTTCAAAAAATCTGGTTTATAAAAATGACTTGCGCGGGCGGTGTAATGGATTGGCCCGTAATTGGGACGTCATTGTCACCAAAAGCTTTGGCAGCAGCCACTGCCAAGGCGACACCATTAAATTGGTGGATCGGGTGACCGGATTGGAGGGCGGCTTTTGCAGCTTTGGTGAATTCACCCCCTATCGCACGCCCAAAAAATAG
- the pal gene encoding peptidoglycan-associated lipoprotein Pal — protein sequence MMNKKMSLLMMVSASLAVSACGKKEITDLPDANNSNYGQDSGYNDNNNVQDVIIPGSQRDFVNSIMSDRIFFDTDRFNIDSQDQAALASQAQWLNRYPNVSIVVEGHADERGTRDYNLALGERRANSAKNYLISLGVNASRIRTISYGKERPQALGSDEQAWAQNRRAVTVTVQ from the coding sequence ATGATGAACAAAAAAATGTCTTTATTGATGATGGTGTCTGCGTCTTTGGCTGTATCAGCCTGCGGCAAGAAAGAGATTACAGACCTGCCCGATGCAAATAACAGCAATTATGGCCAAGATAGTGGTTATAATGACAATAATAATGTGCAGGATGTGATCATCCCAGGGTCACAACGTGATTTTGTGAACAGCATTATGTCCGACCGTATATTTTTTGATACGGACCGTTTCAATATTGATAGCCAGGATCAGGCCGCATTGGCAAGCCAGGCGCAATGGCTTAACCGTTATCCCAATGTCTCCATTGTGGTGGAGGGGCATGCCGATGAACGCGGTACACGTGATTATAACCTTGCCCTTGGTGAACGCCGCGCCAATTCAGCGAAAAATTATCTGATTTCCTTGGGCGTTAATGCTTCGCGTATTCGCACCATCAGCTATGGCAAAGAAAGGCCGCAGGCATTGGGATCGGATGAGCAGGCATGGGCGCAAAACCGCCGTGCGGTGACGGTTACCGTTCAATAA
- the tolB gene encoding Tol-Pal system beta propeller repeat protein TolB, producing the protein MALSSAFASSALAQETPQAAVTAAPQSGPEQVISEVNNIRSIAIPALVTPQKSSTPAGDTEMLGRQISEVIAANLRASGLFKPVGPAGVKAISYAEVTSPQFAHWQGKNIDQLIQGFIRAEADGKLTIGCYLYDVTFQNEVTRKGFQVDPADWRRAAHKCADSIYSKLTGESPFFDSRIAYIAETGPKNARVKRLAIMDSDGANHRFITNGRSTALTPRFSPNYKSILYLSYVDGNPRIYVYDIESGTQNLVVQSNNPTFAPRWSPDGQTILYSMAVAGNTDIYKVPVTGGTPVRLTSSPGIDVGGSFSPDGKQIVFESDRSGNQQIYVMNSDGSGQKRISFGSGRYATPEWSPRGDLIAYTRIAGDFRVGTMRTDGTRERLLTNSWQDEAPTWAPNGRVIQFFRTERNNGKTSIWQVDITGQNERQLPTPENGSDPAWGPVRP; encoded by the coding sequence ATGGCTTTGTCATCTGCTTTTGCATCATCTGCATTGGCGCAGGAAACACCGCAAGCTGCCGTCACCGCCGCACCGCAAAGCGGGCCAGAGCAAGTTATTTCTGAGGTAAATAATATCCGCTCCATCGCCATTCCTGCGTTGGTGACGCCGCAAAAATCATCGACGCCGGCGGGTGATACCGAAATGCTTGGCCGCCAAATATCCGAGGTGATAGCCGCCAATCTGCGTGCCAGCGGCCTGTTCAAACCCGTTGGTCCGGCAGGGGTAAAGGCGATAAGCTATGCCGAGGTAACAAGCCCGCAATTTGCCCATTGGCAGGGGAAAAATATCGATCAACTCATCCAAGGGTTCATCCGCGCCGAGGCGGATGGCAAATTGACCATTGGTTGTTATTTATATGATGTGACCTTTCAAAATGAGGTAACGCGCAAAGGGTTTCAGGTTGATCCCGCCGATTGGCGCCGCGCTGCGCATAAATGCGCCGACAGCATTTATTCAAAATTAACTGGTGAATCGCCATTTTTTGACAGCCGCATTGCATATATTGCCGAAACGGGTCCCAAAAATGCCCGTGTTAAAAGGCTGGCCATTATGGATAGTGACGGGGCAAATCACCGTTTCATCACCAATGGCCGATCCACCGCATTGACCCCGCGATTTTCGCCAAATTATAAATCAATTTTATATTTAAGCTATGTTGACGGTAATCCGCGTATTTATGTGTATGACATTGAATCGGGGACGCAAAATTTGGTGGTGCAAAGCAATAATCCAACATTCGCGCCGCGTTGGTCACCCGATGGCCAAACCATATTATATTCCATGGCCGTGGCGGGCAATACCGACATTTATAAAGTGCCCGTTACCGGCGGCACGCCCGTTCGCTTGACCAGCAGTCCGGGCATTGATGTGGGGGGCAGCTTCTCCCCCGATGGCAAACAAATTGTGTTTGAAAGCGACCGTTCGGGCAATCAACAAATTTATGTGATGAACAGCGACGGCAGCGGCCAAAAAAGGATTAGTTTCGGTTCGGGCCGCTATGCCACGCCGGAATGGTCGCCGCGCGGTGATTTAATCGCCTATACCCGCATTGCAGGGGATTTTCGTGTCGGCACGATGCGCACCGATGGCACGCGCGAACGTTTATTGACCAATAGCTGGCAAGATGAGGCCCCGACATGGGCGCCAAATGGGCGGGTTATCCAATTTTTCCGCACAGAGCGGAATAATGGTAAAACCAGCATTTGGCAGGTTGATATTACTGGACAAAATGAACGGCAATTACCCACACCGGAAAATGGTTCCGATCCCGCATGGGGCCCCGTTCGCCCATAA
- the tolR gene encoding protein TolR: protein MAMNMSSGAKGRRGRATRRAPMAEINVTPLVDVMLVLLIIFMVTAPLLNTGVPLDLPQSRANALNQDKESIEISVDSAGLVYVDGEEVAMDILPDKLAQLAQDQDAQNPASIMLRGDTSIQYGQIMSVMGELNHAGLNQVNLVTTSSAKTP, encoded by the coding sequence ATGGCTATGAATATGTCATCTGGCGCAAAGGGCCGCCGTGGACGCGCGACACGGCGCGCCCCCATGGCAGAAATTAACGTTACCCCTTTGGTCGATGTGATGTTGGTATTGTTGATTATTTTCATGGTCACCGCGCCGCTGCTTAACACTGGCGTTCCGCTTGACCTGCCGCAAAGTAGGGCCAATGCGTTAAATCAGGATAAGGAATCGATTGAAATTTCGGTGGATAGCGCGGGTTTGGTTTATGTTGATGGTGAGGAAGTGGCGATGGACATATTGCCCGATAAACTTGCCCAATTGGCACAGGATCAGGACGCGCAAAACCCCGCATCCATCATGCTGCGCGGGGATACCAGCATACAATATGGGCAAATAATGTCGGTAATGGGCGAATTAAACCATGCAGGGTTAAATCAAGTGAATCTGGTCACCACCAGTTCAGCAAAGACGCCATAA
- the tolQ gene encoding protein TolQ, with protein MTVNFLAAAATFSPVHLFLQADWIVKGVMIGLLLASLWSWTIIASFIMKMGSIRKKSDAFEKAFWATKDIDGYYAEHGKSDLPIARVFSAGVAEWRRSTNGATIDREGTRERLGTAMNASIAHEIDKLANRLNFLATTGSVAPFVGLFGTVWGIMRSFSAIAAEQNSSLAVVAPGIAEALFATAIGLFAAIPAVIAYNRFSHRLNQHEARLGRFADGFHGTLSRELER; from the coding sequence ATGACAGTAAATTTCCTTGCGGCAGCGGCGACATTTTCCCCCGTTCATTTATTTTTACAGGCCGATTGGATTGTAAAGGGCGTGATGATTGGGTTGTTATTGGCCAGTTTATGGAGTTGGACGATCATCGCGTCCTTCATCATGAAAATGGGGTCGATTAGAAAAAAAAGCGATGCATTTGAAAAGGCATTTTGGGCGACCAAGGATATTGATGGATATTATGCCGAACATGGCAAATCCGACCTGCCCATTGCGCGGGTATTTTCCGCCGGTGTGGCCGAATGGCGGCGGTCAACCAATGGCGCGACCATCGACCGTGAGGGCACAAGGGAGCGTTTGGGCACGGCCATGAATGCGTCCATCGCGCATGAAATTGACAAATTGGCCAATCGGTTAAATTTTTTGGCGACCACGGGTTCGGTTGCGCCCTTTGTCGGATTATTCGGCACTGTATGGGGCATTATGCGTAGTTTTTCCGCGATCGCGGCGGAACAAAATAGCTCGCTTGCCGTGGTGGCGCCGGGCATTGCAGAGGCGTTATTTGCTACGGCCATTGGTTTGTTCGCGGCCATTCCTGCGGTTATCGCCTATAACCGTTTTTCGCACCGTTTGAACCAGCATGAGGCGCGGCTTGGCCGTTTTGCCGATGGTTTCCACGGCACTTTATCGCGTGAGTTGGAGCGTTAA
- a CDS encoding YbgC/FadM family acyl-CoA thioesterase, with product MITSNQPYQGHFTEIDGVQTHIFALRVYFEDTDFSGVVYHARYLHFMERARSDMLARADIDQAAAFAQGLGAYAVSAMDMKFHAPAHFDDALVVQSCVEKVGGASVHISQQIFRNETLLLSAQVRAAFVAPGGRPARQPAHWIKKFNQIAA from the coding sequence ATGATTACCTCCAACCAACCATATCAGGGACATTTTACCGAAATTGACGGTGTTCAAACGCATATTTTTGCACTCCGCGTTTATTTTGAGGATACGGATTTTTCCGGTGTGGTTTATCATGCCCGATATTTGCATTTTATGGAACGCGCACGGTCCGACATGTTGGCACGTGCGGATATTGATCAGGCGGCGGCATTCGCGCAGGGGCTTGGCGCATATGCGGTTAGCGCGATGGACATGAAATTTCACGCCCCTGCACATTTTGATGATGCCTTGGTCGTGCAATCATGTGTTGAAAAGGTTGGCGGGGCAAGCGTTCATATTAGTCAGCAAATATTCAGGAATGAAACGCTTTTACTGTCCGCGCAGGTTCGTGCAGCATTTGTTGCACCGGGTGGCCGTCCGGCAAGGCAGCCAGCACATTGGATTAAAAAATTTAACCAGATTGCAGCATAG
- the ruvB gene encoding Holliday junction branch migration DNA helicase RuvB has protein sequence MMDENRLTAAQKRPEDIDAALRPKSLSEFIGQEGARDNLRIFIEAAKLRGDALDHVLFFGPPGLGKTTLAQIMAAEMGAGFRATSGPVITKSGDLAALLTNLEDGDVLFIDEIHRLNPVVEEVLYPAMEDRVLDIMIGEGPAARSVRIDLPKFTLVGATTRQGLLTTPLRDRFGIPIRLNFYTHDELELVVRRAAHLLNLNISPDGAMEIARRARGTPRVAGRLLRRVRDFANVAGAAIVDKAVADDALTRLEIDALGLDLMDRRYLMMIADIYKGGPVGVETLAAGLSEPRDTVEEVIEPYLIQLGLIARTARGRCLNDRAWKHLGLTPPVTKENTPDLFDK, from the coding sequence ATAATGGATGAAAATCGCTTAACTGCCGCCCAAAAAAGGCCCGAAGATATTGATGCGGCATTGCGGCCCAAAAGCCTGTCTGAATTTATTGGGCAAGAGGGCGCGCGCGATAATTTACGTATTTTTATTGAGGCGGCAAAATTGCGCGGCGATGCGTTGGACCATGTGTTATTTTTTGGCCCGCCCGGATTGGGAAAGACCACATTGGCGCAAATTATGGCCGCCGAAATGGGCGCGGGGTTTCGCGCCACATCCGGTCCGGTGATCACAAAATCGGGCGATTTGGCGGCGCTTCTTACCAATTTAGAGGATGGCGATGTCCTGTTCATTGATGAAATCCACCGTCTTAACCCCGTGGTGGAGGAGGTATTATACCCCGCCATGGAGGACCGCGTGCTTGACATTATGATAGGTGAAGGTCCGGCGGCGCGTAGCGTGCGGATTGACCTGCCCAAATTTACATTGGTGGGGGCGACCACGCGTCAGGGGCTGCTCACCACGCCATTGCGCGACCGATTTGGCATTCCGATACGATTAAATTTTTATACGCATGATGAACTTGAATTGGTTGTTCGCCGCGCAGCACATTTGTTAAATTTGAATATTTCACCCGATGGCGCGATGGAAATTGCCCGCCGTGCGCGGGGCACGCCGCGTGTGGCGGGGCGGCTGCTGCGCCGTGTGCGGGATTTTGCCAATGTGGCGGGCGCGGCCATTGTTGATAAGGCGGTGGCCGATGATGCGCTCACCCGTTTGGAAATTGATGCGCTTGGCCTTGATTTAATGGACAGGCGATATTTGATGATGATTGCCGATATTTATAAGGGCGGTCCGGTTGGCGTGGAAACATTGGCGGCGGGTCTTTCCGAACCGCGCGATACGGTGGAGGAAGTGATTGAACCCTATTTAATCCAATTGGGCCTTATCGCGCGCACCGCAAGGGGGCGTTGTTTAAATGACCGTGCATGGAAACATTTGGGCCTAACCCCGCCTGTGACCAAGGAAAATACCCCCGATTTATTTGATAAATAG
- the ruvA gene encoding Holliday junction branch migration protein RuvA, giving the protein MIANLKGRVEETSTDNLVIDVNGVGYLVHCSARTLSAIGAVGEFATIHTHMQVSENDQRLIGFATKAERDWYKLLNSVQGVGGKVALAILSALDADELMLAIGSGDSAMVARSNGVGPKLASRIVNELSDKVGAMAGIGGFGGAAGGGAVAASGNIAAGINSHSKDAVQALTGLGFKPAEASQAVSAAIDEVGKDTSLDILVRTALKKAGK; this is encoded by the coding sequence ATGATTGCAAATTTAAAAGGCAGGGTAGAGGAAACCAGCACCGATAATTTGGTGATTGATGTGAACGGCGTGGGTTATTTGGTCCATTGTTCGGCGCGCACATTATCCGCCATTGGTGCGGTGGGCGAATTTGCGACCATCCACACCCATATGCAGGTGAGCGAGAATGACCAGCGCCTTATTGGCTTTGCGACCAAGGCAGAGCGGGATTGGTATAAATTATTAAACAGTGTGCAGGGGGTGGGGGGCAAGGTAGCACTTGCCATATTATCGGCATTGGATGCGGATGAATTGATGTTGGCCATTGGCAGCGGGGATAGCGCGATGGTCGCGCGGTCCAATGGGGTTGGGCCAAAATTGGCCAGCCGGATTGTCAATGAATTGTCGGATAAGGTGGGCGCAATGGCCGGAATTGGCGGATTTGGCGGCGCGGCAGGTGGCGGCGCAGTGGCGGCGTCCGGAAATATTGCAGCGGGCATCAATTCGCATAGCAAGGATGCGGTGCAGGCTTTAACCGGTCTTGGCTTTAAACCAGCCGAGGCGTCACAAGCGGTCAGCGCGGCAATTGATGAAGTGGGCAAGGATACAAGTTTGGATATATTGGTTCGCACCGCATTGAAAAAGGCGGGTAAATAA
- the ruvC gene encoding crossover junction endodeoxyribonuclease RuvC — MIIIGLDPALGTTGWGVIKRDGNRISHIANGGVTTNPKLPLASRLLDLDGQLAEILSKFRPDYVAVEEVFVNKNPQSTLKLAQARGVVILGAARTGTPVVEYAARLVKKSIVGKGNAKKEQISAMLNILLPGVHVAGEDAADALAVAITHAHHI; from the coding sequence ATGATAATCATCGGGCTTGATCCCGCATTGGGCACGACCGGATGGGGCGTGATAAAGCGTGATGGCAATCGCATTTCGCATATTGCCAATGGCGGGGTGACGACCAATCCCAAATTGCCGCTTGCCTCGCGTTTATTGGATTTGGATGGGCAATTGGCCGAAATATTATCAAAATTCCGGCCCGATTATGTCGCGGTGGAGGAAGTTTTTGTAAATAAAAATCCGCAGTCCACGTTGAAATTGGCACAGGCACGTGGCGTGGTTATTTTGGGCGCGGCGCGTACCGGTACGCCCGTGGTGGAATATGCGGCGCGGCTGGTCAAAAAATCCATTGTGGGCAAGGGTAATGCGAAAAAAGAGCAGATTTCCGCCATGTTAAATATTTTATTGCCCGGCGTGCATGTGGCGGGCGAGGATGCGGCGGATGCGCTTGCCGTGGCGATTACACACGCGCATCATATTTGA
- a CDS encoding acyl-CoA desaturase yields the protein MATKIAEVKESSPEKIGEDSAISLDKNSSQNEENLITKQLIAKPLMGVRYNVPESKAKNKEHLFYLFAKNVPALAAIAWIVTQPTGWVEWSAFAVFYVMNILSMSIGYHRFFTHKAFETSTPMRYAIGILAQLGIFGSLRRWVAEHRRHHAHSDRPGDIHSPYYDDYGRETGGRKGWKYAHLGWVFIDNITDEAVYGKGVAEDKAILFVDKYRIPIFFFSVLGLPTLWALAFGGDMQVIIGTILIAGFLRCIIALHAIACVNSFGHIYGSQRFNTADGSRNNWLIALLTLGEGWHNNHHGHPRAANTGLAWYEVDMTGWVIWTMEKLGLVWNVRWATLDDGDAARVKK from the coding sequence GTGGCGACAAAAATTGCAGAGGTGAAAGAATCTTCTCCCGAAAAGATTGGCGAGGATAGCGCGATCAGTCTGGATAAAAATAGCAGTCAGAATGAAGAAAATTTAATTACCAAGCAGTTAATTGCCAAGCCTTTAATGGGCGTGCGTTATAATGTTCCTGAATCAAAGGCGAAAAATAAAGAGCATTTATTCTACCTATTTGCCAAAAATGTCCCCGCCCTCGCCGCGATTGCATGGATTGTCACGCAGCCCACAGGATGGGTGGAATGGAGCGCCTTTGCCGTTTTTTATGTGATGAACATCTTGTCCATGTCGATTGGATATCACCGTTTTTTCACACATAAGGCATTTGAAACCAGCACGCCAATGCGTTACGCCATTGGCATATTGGCGCAATTGGGCATTTTTGGTTCGCTTCGCCGCTGGGTCGCGGAACATCGCCGCCACCATGCACATAGCGACCGCCCGGGCGATATTCACAGCCCCTATTATGATGATTATGGCCGCGAAACCGGCGGGCGCAAGGGGTGGAAATATGCCCATCTTGGCTGGGTCTTTATCGACAATATCACCGATGAGGCGGTATATGGTAAGGGCGTGGCAGAGGATAAGGCGATATTATTTGTTGATAAATATCGTATCCCCATTTTCTTTTTCTCCGTCCTTGGCCTGCCCACCCTATGGGCATTGGCATTTGGCGGTGACATGCAGGTGATTATTGGCACAATTTTAATCGCTGGATTTTTGCGCTGTATCATTGCGCTTCATGCCATTGCTTGCGTCAACAGCTTTGGCCATATTTATGGCAGCCAAAGGTTTAACACGGCCGATGGGTCGCGCAATAACTGGCTTATCGCGCTTTTAACCTTGGGTGAGGGATGGCATAATAATCATCATGGCCACCCCCGCGCCGCCAATACCGGCCTTGCATGGTATGAAGTGGACATGACGGGATGGGTGATTTGGACGATGGAAAAATTGGGTCTTGTCTGGAATGTGCGCTGGGCGACATTGGATGATGGCGATGCCGCGCGGGTTAAAAAATAA
- a CDS encoding YebC/PmpR family DNA-binding transcriptional regulator, whose amino-acid sequence MAGHSKFANIKHRKGAQDKKRSAMFSKLSREITVAAKMGMPDPDMNPRLRLAVNAAKAQSMPKDNIQRAIDKASGGEGEDYEELRYEGFGPGGVSIIVEALTDNRNRSATNIRTAFAKNGGNMGSAGSVSHGFDRLGFIFYPITAGDEEKILEAAMEAGADDIISSEDGHEIWTSMEELHAVSGALEQSLGEAETVKLAWRPHMMVNVEESDAVTLFKMIDALEDDDDVQTVWGNYDVSDEILEKLS is encoded by the coding sequence ATGGCAGGCCATAGTAAATTTGCAAATATTAAACATCGTAAGGGCGCGCAGGACAAAAAACGTTCGGCGATGTTCTCCAAATTATCGCGCGAAATTACCGTTGCGGCAAAAATGGGCATGCCCGATCCGGATATGAACCCGCGCCTTCGTCTTGCCGTTAATGCGGCAAAGGCACAATCAATGCCAAAGGATAATATCCAACGCGCCATAGACAAGGCATCGGGCGGCGAGGGTGAAGATTATGAAGAATTGCGCTATGAAGGATTTGGTCCTGGCGGCGTTTCCATCATTGTGGAGGCATTGACCGATAATCGCAACCGTTCGGCAACCAATATCCGCACCGCCTTTGCCAAAAATGGCGGCAATATGGGCTCGGCTGGTTCGGTTAGCCACGGTTTTGACCGTTTAGGATTTATTTTTTACCCCATCACCGCCGGTGATGAGGAAAAGATTTTGGAAGCCGCGATGGAGGCAGGCGCGGATGATATTATCTCATCCGAAGATGGCCATGAAATTTGGACCAGCATGGAAGAATTGCACGCCGTTTCTGGCGCATTGGAACAATCATTGGGCGAGGCGGAAACCGTCAAATTGGCATGGCGTCCGCATATGATGGTCAATGTCGAGGAATCCGACGCGGTGACATTGTTCAAAATGATTGACGCATTGGAAGATGATGATGATGTCCAAACCGTATGGGGCAATTATGATGTTTCCGATGAAATATTGGAAAAATTAAGCTAA
- a CDS encoding YbjQ family protein codes for MLVASTHHVEGRPVKEHLGLVTGEVIVGANFFRDIFASVTDFVGGRSGKYEKVLKRGREEALYEMQMEAVNLGANAVIAVNIDYGVVGSKGSMMLVSVTGTAVRI; via the coding sequence ATGTTAGTAGCCAGCACACATCATGTTGAGGGGCGTCCGGTAAAAGAGCATTTGGGGCTGGTTACGGGAGAGGTTATTGTTGGTGCTAATTTCTTTCGCGATATTTTTGCCTCCGTTACCGATTTTGTCGGTGGGCGCTCCGGCAAATATGAAAAAGTGTTAAAGCGCGGCCGCGAAGAGGCATTATATGAAATGCAGATGGAGGCGGTAAACCTTGGCGCAAATGCTGTCATTGCGGTTAATATTGATTATGGCGTTGTAGGCAGCAAGGGGTCGATGATGTTGGTCAGCGTGACCGGCACCGCCGTTCGCATTTAA